The Caldicellulosiruptor changbaiensis genome has a segment encoding these proteins:
- a CDS encoding permease — MFTLILYIISIAFLIVSLYKDKKKTKMALMKSWKSFENILPAFAGVLALIGLVLTILTPEIISKIIGANTGFLGMFITSIIGSITLIPGFVAFPLAASLIQRGAGVMQIAVFISTLMMVGFVTLPLEISYFGKRVAILRNALSYIFSFIVALIIGMVVR, encoded by the coding sequence TTGTTTACCCTTATTTTGTATATTATCTCTATAGCTTTTCTTATCGTTTCCCTTTATAAGGACAAAAAAAAGACCAAGATGGCCCTTATGAAATCTTGGAAATCCTTTGAAAACATTCTACCTGCTTTTGCGGGTGTGCTGGCTTTAATAGGATTGGTTTTAACGATATTGACTCCGGAGATTATATCAAAAATTATAGGAGCAAATACCGGATTTTTGGGAATGTTTATAACATCAATCATAGGGTCAATTACCCTCATCCCCGGCTTTGTAGCCTTTCCTTTGGCAGCATCTTTGATTCAAAGGGGTGCGGGGGTAATGCAGATAGCCGTATTTATATCAACCCTTATGATGGTAGGCTTTGTTACCTTACCCCTTGAAATAAGCTATTTTGGAAAGAGGGTGGCCATTTTGAGGAATGCGTTAAGCTATATATTTTCCTTTATAGTAGCCTTGATAATAGGAATGGTGGTAAGATGA
- a CDS encoding permease translates to MKFFKRYVLFILIILLDVIILFVNKQLGIKIFINTTSNFLNMLGVIPPIFLLLGLLDTWVPRETIIKYLGEKSGIKGVLLSIFLGSAAAGPLYGAFPVAEVMIKKGAKFSNILIFLGAWSTLKIPMFLFEMTSLGTKFAITRWIVDVIGIILIAVLTDKLINSEEKQRIYSRKLWS, encoded by the coding sequence ATGAAGTTTTTTAAAAGGTATGTGCTTTTTATTTTAATTATCCTTTTGGATGTAATAATCTTATTCGTAAATAAACAACTCGGAATCAAAATTTTTATAAATACTACGTCCAACTTCCTCAATATGCTTGGCGTAATACCGCCTATATTTTTGCTCCTGGGGCTTCTAGATACATGGGTGCCCAGGGAGACCATTATAAAGTACCTTGGAGAGAAGTCAGGGATTAAAGGGGTATTGCTCAGCATATTTTTAGGTTCTGCTGCAGCGGGGCCCCTTTACGGCGCCTTTCCGGTAGCTGAGGTAATGATAAAAAAAGGTGCCAAGTTTTCAAATATATTGATATTTCTCGGGGCGTGGTCTACCCTGAAAATTCCTATGTTTTTGTTTGAAATGACTTCCCTCGGCACTAAATTCGCCATCACCAGATGGATTGTGGATGTGATAGGCATAATATTAATTGCTGTTTTGACTGATAAATTGATAAATAGTGAAGAAAAGCAGAGGATTTACAGTAGGAAATTATGGTCTTAA
- the ftsY gene encoding signal recognition particle-docking protein FtsY — protein MGFFDRLKEGLSKTKKNFTERVENLLKAFKQVDDELFDELEEVLVLSDVGVKTSQKIIENLKEKVKMNKISDSQAVKDLLKEEMFNLINLPNKLKEKYPLIILMVGVNGVGKTTSIGKIANLLKSNGKKVIIAAADTFRAAAIDQLEVWAKRVGCDIIKHVEGADPAAVVFDGIQAMRARKADVLIVDTAGRLHTKKNLIEELKKIDRVINQQMPEAEKETLLVIDATTGQNGLIQAKEFNQAVNISGIVLTKLDGTAKGGIVVSICDELKIPVKFIGVGEKIDDLQEFNPREFIDALFE, from the coding sequence ATGGGGTTTTTTGACAGATTAAAAGAAGGACTTTCAAAGACAAAAAAGAACTTTACTGAAAGGGTTGAAAATTTGTTAAAAGCATTCAAACAGGTGGATGATGAGTTATTTGATGAGCTTGAAGAGGTTTTAGTACTGTCTGATGTTGGTGTAAAAACATCTCAAAAGATTATAGAAAACCTCAAAGAAAAAGTTAAAATGAACAAGATTTCAGATAGCCAAGCTGTTAAAGATCTTTTAAAAGAAGAGATGTTCAATCTCATAAACCTACCCAACAAATTAAAAGAGAAGTATCCTTTGATAATTCTCATGGTGGGCGTAAATGGAGTTGGGAAGACAACCTCAATTGGCAAGATTGCAAACCTTTTAAAATCAAATGGGAAAAAGGTTATCATTGCAGCAGCAGATACATTCAGAGCAGCTGCAATCGACCAACTTGAGGTTTGGGCAAAGAGAGTTGGGTGCGATATTATAAAACACGTTGAGGGTGCTGACCCTGCAGCAGTTGTGTTTGACGGCATTCAAGCAATGAGAGCAAGAAAGGCTGATGTTCTAATTGTTGACACAGCAGGAAGACTTCATACAAAGAAAAACCTGATTGAAGAGCTTAAAAAAATTGACCGTGTGATAAATCAGCAAATGCCAGAGGCTGAGAAAGAAACCTTGCTTGTGATTGACGCAACAACTGGTCAAAATGGACTCATTCAAGCAAAGGAATTTAACCAAGCAGTAAACATTTCAGGAATTGTTCTTACCAAGCTTGATGGTACAGCAAAAGGTGGAATTGTTGTTTCTATCTGTGATGAGCTAAAAATTCCTGTGAAATTCATTGGTGTTGGTGAAAAGATAGACGACCTCCAAGAATTTAATCCAAGAGAGTTTATTGACGCCCTGTTTGAGTAG
- the smc gene encoding chromosome segregation protein SMC produces MYIKWLEIYGFKSFCEKTRIEFEKGITAIVGPNGCGKSNITDAIRWALGEQSLKLLRASKLEDLIFAGTEKRRSQGFAEVSICFDNSDGKLPIDFEEVVITRRLFRSGESEFFINKTACRLKDIYELFLDSGLGKDGYSIISQGRVDEIINARPFERYKIFEEACGITKYKYRKEEAERKLKNTHENILRLQDVIFELKSQLEEIGPEVEKAKAYIELNRKLSDLKREKYLFSYKLASENYKSTEAQIESLKEDLEKLTNSKLEIEKRLSEKKLQLDLLTQQLESSKENYSRLKDELAENTSKLKFLKKQLEGKFQLLEDITNDLKKIDEEGHEIVRVLSDYKEKLSKKDHIYNQIVEKQSKLLEELEDIKDGIFQIENEIQNKETELIEKISQIEKDNQKLNGLLHLKNALLERENRIDEEEKEILNELQRLDKIKTEKELQKSKLEAEKERLSKELDNIKQDIKEREKQLLDVQNKVHELSSEMIKKKEKLNVLKAMEENLEGYSKTIKEIFKRVKNLPIDLYGTVGSLINVKRQYVKAVESALGNAIQHLVVKNESDAKSIIELAKNEKLGKVTIVPIETVVISSSKEDVKAEGFLGFADEFVEAKEEFRKVIELLVGRTLVFDTIDNAIEYQRKTSYRSRCVTLSGELINPGGIFVGGEKKADFSLLERKVEKDELETQVLNLTSELDSLEKQILEKSQEVYNLNQKKESIDDKIKDLISEIDGMEKEIEMCEYKKEQLIQKRGSLENEKKVINDQTTNLQSDIEITRKNIQILEDSKAEIERMASDLKSRLRKLKEDHNLFDNEYRRLLEEKNQIEAEISIFKHKLESAQQSLKNLEDQKTKKQEQKLKCDQEIKELEGQISEVSHVVEVQKNHLDKLKDEIEKMEKEHSNLAFVCTKEAEMANKISEEIQSIERRVNSLIIEKNNLENQIGTIKEKYFDLFKEEINLPDGEIEWSVKKEEEIVNLSSAIEQLGPVNLYSIEQEKRLNERVEFLERQIEDLEKTSKELKNLINELDKNMKNIFLENFEKIKFLFSEIFKELFNGGSCDLKLIQSEEEFGVDIDVKPPGKKLQNINLLSGGEKALTAIALLFAFLMFKGSLLCILDEIDSSLDEANVQRFAQFLKNLNNQSQIIIVTHRKPTMEIADILYGVTMEEQGVSKVLSLKLEKIQKG; encoded by the coding sequence TGAAGAGGTTGTAATTACAAGAAGGCTTTTTAGAAGCGGTGAGAGCGAGTTTTTTATCAACAAGACAGCCTGCAGGTTAAAAGACATCTACGAGCTTTTTCTTGATTCGGGTCTTGGCAAAGATGGATATTCAATTATCTCCCAGGGCAGAGTTGATGAGATAATAAATGCAAGGCCATTTGAAAGATATAAAATATTTGAAGAGGCGTGTGGTATTACAAAGTACAAATACAGAAAAGAAGAGGCTGAGAGGAAGCTAAAAAATACTCACGAGAACATCTTAAGACTTCAGGATGTAATATTTGAGCTAAAATCTCAGCTTGAAGAAATAGGGCCAGAGGTTGAAAAAGCAAAGGCATACATAGAGCTGAATAGAAAGCTGTCAGATTTAAAAAGAGAAAAGTATCTTTTTAGCTATAAATTGGCAAGCGAGAACTACAAGTCTACAGAAGCACAGATAGAAAGTTTAAAAGAAGATCTTGAAAAGCTTACAAATAGCAAACTGGAAATTGAGAAAAGATTGAGCGAAAAGAAGCTTCAACTTGATTTATTGACTCAGCAACTTGAAAGTTCTAAAGAAAATTACAGTAGACTGAAAGATGAACTTGCTGAGAATACTTCAAAACTGAAATTTTTAAAAAAACAGCTTGAAGGCAAATTTCAGCTCCTTGAGGATATAACAAATGACCTCAAAAAGATTGATGAAGAAGGTCACGAAATTGTAAGAGTTTTGTCAGATTATAAAGAAAAACTTTCTAAAAAAGATCATATTTACAATCAGATTGTCGAAAAACAGAGCAAGCTTTTGGAAGAATTGGAAGATATAAAAGATGGGATTTTTCAGATTGAAAATGAGATTCAAAACAAGGAAACAGAGCTAATAGAGAAGATATCTCAGATTGAAAAAGATAATCAAAAGTTAAATGGCCTTTTGCATCTCAAGAACGCTTTGCTTGAAAGAGAAAACAGAATAGATGAGGAAGAAAAAGAGATTTTAAATGAACTTCAAAGACTGGATAAGATAAAGACAGAGAAAGAATTACAAAAAAGTAAGTTGGAAGCTGAGAAGGAAAGACTGTCAAAAGAGCTTGATAACATAAAACAAGATATAAAGGAAAGAGAAAAACAACTTTTAGATGTACAAAACAAAGTACATGAACTTTCTAGTGAGATGATAAAGAAAAAAGAGAAACTAAATGTATTAAAGGCAATGGAGGAGAATTTAGAAGGATATAGTAAAACCATAAAAGAAATATTCAAAAGGGTAAAAAACTTGCCAATAGACTTATATGGAACTGTTGGAAGCTTAATCAATGTAAAAAGGCAATATGTAAAAGCTGTTGAATCAGCTCTTGGCAATGCAATACAGCATCTTGTTGTTAAAAATGAAAGTGACGCTAAGAGTATTATTGAGCTTGCTAAAAATGAAAAGCTTGGAAAAGTGACAATTGTTCCAATTGAAACAGTAGTGATTTCGTCTTCTAAAGAAGATGTGAAAGCAGAAGGCTTCCTTGGGTTTGCAGATGAATTTGTAGAAGCAAAAGAGGAATTTAGGAAGGTTATAGAGCTATTGGTTGGACGAACGCTTGTGTTTGATACTATTGACAATGCTATAGAGTATCAAAGAAAAACTTCATATAGATCACGATGTGTAACTCTTTCTGGTGAACTTATAAACCCTGGTGGAATTTTCGTTGGCGGTGAAAAAAAAGCTGACTTTTCTTTGCTTGAAAGAAAAGTTGAAAAAGATGAGTTAGAAACTCAAGTTTTAAATTTGACATCTGAACTCGATAGCTTGGAAAAGCAGATTTTAGAAAAGAGTCAAGAAGTATATAATTTGAATCAGAAAAAAGAATCAATAGATGATAAAATTAAGGATTTAATTTCCGAGATTGATGGTATGGAAAAAGAGATTGAGATGTGTGAATATAAAAAAGAGCAGCTAATTCAAAAAAGAGGGTCTTTAGAAAATGAAAAAAAGGTTATAAATGATCAGACAACTAACCTACAGAGCGACATTGAGATTACCAGAAAAAACATACAAATCTTAGAAGATTCAAAAGCAGAGATTGAAAGAATGGCCTCGGATTTAAAGTCAAGGCTTAGAAAATTAAAAGAAGATCACAACTTGTTTGACAATGAGTACAGGAGACTTTTAGAAGAAAAAAATCAGATTGAAGCAGAGATTTCTATTTTTAAGCATAAGCTCGAAAGTGCACAGCAAAGCTTAAAAAATTTAGAAGATCAAAAGACAAAAAAACAAGAACAGAAGTTAAAGTGTGATCAAGAGATAAAAGAGCTTGAGGGGCAAATTAGTGAAGTTTCGCATGTGGTTGAGGTCCAAAAGAATCATCTTGACAAACTAAAAGATGAGATTGAGAAAATGGAAAAAGAACACTCAAACTTGGCTTTTGTGTGCACTAAAGAAGCCGAGATGGCAAATAAAATATCCGAAGAAATTCAAAGTATAGAGCGAAGAGTAAATAGCCTTATTATTGAAAAAAACAACTTAGAGAATCAAATTGGGACCATAAAAGAAAAATATTTTGATCTTTTCAAAGAAGAGATAAATTTGCCAGATGGGGAAATTGAGTGGTCAGTAAAAAAAGAAGAAGAGATTGTAAATCTCTCTTCAGCTATTGAACAGCTTGGGCCAGTCAACCTTTATTCAATAGAGCAAGAAAAGAGACTGAATGAAAGAGTGGAGTTTTTGGAAAGGCAAATTGAAGATTTAGAAAAGACAAGCAAAGAGCTAAAAAACCTTATAAATGAGCTTGATAAGAATATGAAAAATATATTCTTGGAGAATTTTGAAAAAATAAAGTTCTTGTTTTCAGAGATTTTTAAAGAACTATTCAATGGTGGTAGCTGCGACTTAAAACTAATCCAAAGTGAGGAGGAGTTTGGTGTTGACATTGATGTAAAACCACCTGGCAAAAAGCTTCAAAATATAAACCTTCTTTCTGGAGGAGAGAAGGCCTTAACTGCAATAGCTCTTCTGTTCGCATTTTTAATGTTCAAAGGTTCTCTTTTGTGTATATTAGATGAGATTGACTCAAGCTTAGACGAGGCAAATGTTCAGAGATTTGCCCAGTTTCTTAAAAATCTAAATAATCAGAGCCAGATTATAATTGTCACTCATAGAAAACCTACTATGGAGATTGCAGATATACTCTATGGTGTTACAATGGAAGAGCAAGGTGTGTCAAAGGTGTTGTCACTCAAATTAGAAAAAATACAGAAAGGATGA